GGGGTCGGCTCTATGGCTGCGCACCAATTTATCCACTATAGCGTGTCGGTGAAGCACACGCTCAGAAAGTAGTGCTGCTGTGATGGATAAaagcatactttttttttttttcttactgtgCAGTTTTGTTGAAGCGGACTACCCAAAAGCGAGCGAAGTAGGAAATATCGATTAATTCTTTGCATGGATTTTTTggtagtcctgaaaaggactgtTTTGTTGAACACCGTCGAAATAAGAACGGTagaattcgacatgatgatgatgactgaCTGACGATGGGTCAATTTACTTCTTGGCAGCCACCTTCTTCGGGGCAGCTTTTTTGGCTGGCGCGGCCTTCTTTGGCTTCGGGGTCTTGGGCTTGTTGGCAGCGGCTTTCGATGGCTTGGTGGCCTTCTGCTTCGGTGCAGCAGCCTTCTTGGCGGCCTTGGCTGGTGCTGCCTTAGCCTTCTTTGCAGCGGCGGCTTTCGGCTTTTTCTCACCTGCAGGCTTTTTGGCCTTCGGTTTCTTCTCGCCAGCGGGTTTCTTGGCAACCTTTTTCTTCTCTCCGGCAGCCTTCTTCGGTTTTTTGGCAGCAGCCTTCTTCGGCTTCTTCTCGCCAGCCGGTTGCTTGGCACCGGCTTTGATTTTGAACGAGCCGGATGCACCGGAACCCTTGGTCTGGGTGAGCTTTCCCTTCTCGACGCCAGATTTCAGGGCCTTCTTGATGAACGGGGCCAGCTTGGCGACGTCGCACTTGTAGTTGGCGGCGATGTACTTCTTGATGGCCTGCAGCGAAGATCCGTTGCGTTCCTTCAGCGTCTTGATGGCAGCCACTACCATGTCATTGACTGGTGGATGTGTCGATGGCTTCTTCGGTTTTTTGGCTTCTCCCTTGGCGGCTTTGGCTTTCTTCGGTGCCTTGGCCGGTGAAGCAGCAACCGGAGCTGCGGCCGATACGTCAACAGCGGTTTCAGCCATTTTTTCTAATGTGCACTTTTCTAAAGCAGGTAGAACGAGCGAACGACTAAGCGAATACAAACGAGTGTGTGAATGCAGTAGAATCGTGCGATACGTTCGGGCACCGAATCCGTCGGCCCTGTTAGGGAATACGCACATGACGGTTACCATTCGGTGCTAGGTAGGTGTAGGTAATTTTTCTGGACTattgttttttaaattgtaaacaatgaatCGACAGCAGCGGAAGTATCGCCAAAGAGTGGTTTTATGTTTGCTACGATGTTTGAACTTTCTGCTCCACCATTCGCGAACAGCCGGACGGGCAGTGATGATAGCGAAATATGCATTCAATATCGGACAAACGGTACATGCTTATTTCGAATTgtcaaaaatagtaaaacagtaccatttaaacaatgcggactccaacgaaacatggttcattgggaagagaaatattttctctTGACAACTAACACAACCCGTTCGATGACGGTTGCGACGCGCAcgagattgaatcggtcaaacttGAACCTGCTGTCTGGCGCAAATCGATCAAACGACCAAAACGCAGTACGAACCGGTGACTAAGCTTTTCAATTTTTCCGTGTTCTGCATTtggaaaatacaatttttaaacaatttgacTAACAGATATGTTACGTGAGCATAATATTTCCGAACATGCCTTCCGAAATCTGGAACACGATGGCACTGCCAACGAATAATGCTGGCCAACGTCGCCAACGCCCGGGCGTGTCGGTTGTTCTGAAAGCATTTTGGTTACTATTTTTTGTAATGAACTTGTTTTGCCATTTGAATTTGGTTCATCTTGCAAATATTAAACCTGAACATCAGGACAGGTCAATTCC
This genomic window from Malaya genurostris strain Urasoe2022 chromosome 1, Malgen_1.1, whole genome shotgun sequence contains:
- the LOC131440617 gene encoding histone H1B-like, producing the protein MAETAVDVSAAAPVAASPAKAPKKAKAAKGEAKKPKKPSTHPPVNDMVVAAIKTLKERNGSSLQAIKKYIAANYKCDVAKLAPFIKKALKSGVEKGKLTQTKGSGASGSFKIKAGAKQPAGEKKPKKAAAKKPKKAAGEKKKVAKKPAGEKKPKAKKPAGEKKPKAAAAKKAKAAPAKAAKKAAAPKQKATKPSKAAANKPKTPKPKKAAPAKKAAPKKVAAKK